The following are from one region of the Anguilla rostrata isolate EN2019 chromosome 7, ASM1855537v3, whole genome shotgun sequence genome:
- the creb3l2 gene encoding cyclic AMP-responsive element-binding protein 3-like protein 2 isoform X3, which translates to MDTEEELIPASPVPPHIQAEHSYSLSGDSRPQSPLSHLPGERESDAGESDGEDWCMEPEEKALKMDPLLSDAPSLLPTLTLSLAPEGPGAQPAAPQPLSVPVLLSQPSQVKIIKIKEDSESFSPKIKLEPHEVDQFLNLSPRGLESLQLPPTPPSSHGSDSEGSQSPTRPCEPSSPTQAQAQAVLKVAPRAPSSLSNSPLLTAPHKLQGSGPLLLTEEEKRTLIAEGYPVPTKLPLSKAEEKALKKIRRKIKNKISAQESRRKKKEYMDTLEKKVETCSNENNELRRKVETLECTNKSLLQQLHSLQAVVAGKVPRSCRVTGTQTSTCLMVVVLCFAMFLGSFYQGLGPCSSITKTGLSREPRMEESYEATVKSRSLLGYEDHGGLDEPHPSGLGGEYPEAWDRQVDVMATWRSLQEQRQEQQEQQEQAERLRAERLRAESKPPFTHSNESHAQKPILIDLHPHRSLELRSNESTKVIELERTVNETF; encoded by the exons ATGGACACGGAGGAGGAGCTGATCCCCGCCTCCCCGGTGCCCCCCCACATCCAGGCGGAGCACAGCTACTCCCTGAGCGGAGACTCGCGACCCCAGTCCCCCCTCTCACACCTGCCCGGGGAACGAGAGAGCGACGCAG GGGAGTCGGATGGGGAGGACTGGTGCATGGAGCCAGAGGAGAAGGCCCTGAAGATGGACCCGCTCCTCTCTGACGCCCCGTCCCTGCTGCCCACGCTCACCCTCAGCCTGGCCCCCGAGGGCCCCGGGGCCCAGCCGGCGgccccccagcccctctccGTCCCCGTCCTGCTCTCCCAGCCCTCACAAGTCAAGATCATCAAG ATTAAGGAGGACAGTGAGAGCTTCAGTCCCAAAATCAAGCTGGAACCCCATGAGGTGGATCAGTTCCTCAACCTGTCCCCCAGAG GCTTGGAGTCCCTGcagctcccccccacaccccccagctCTCATGGCAGCGACTCGGAGGGCAGCCAGAGCCCCACGCGTCCCTGCGAGccctccagccccacccagGCGCAGGCGCAGGCCGTCCTGAAGGTGGCGCCGCgggccccctcctccctctccaacTCTCCCCTCCTCACCGCCCCCCAC aAGCTGCAGGGCTCAGGACCCCTCCTGCTGACGGAGGAGGAGAAACGCACGCTCATCGCCGAGGGATACCCCGTCCCGACCAAGCTGCCCCTCTCCAAGGCCGAGGAGAAGGCCCTCAAGAAGATCCGCAGGAAGATCAAGAACAag ATCTCTGCTCAGGAGAGCCGAAGGAAGAAGAAGGAGTACATGGATACGCTGGAGAAAAA GGTGGAGACGTGCTCCAACGAGAACAACGAGTTGCGCAGGAAAGTGGAGACTCTGGAGTGCACCAACAA gtctctcctgcagcagctgcactcCCTGCAGGCGGTGGTGGCGGGGAAGGTCCCTCGGTCCTGCAGGGTGACGGGCACACAGACCTCCACGTGCCTCATG GTGGTGGTGCTGTGCTTCGCCATGTTCCTGGGCAGTTTCTACCAGGGCCTGGGGCCCTGCTCCTCCATCACTAAAACAGGCCTCTCCAGAGAGCCCAGGATGGAGGAGTCCTACGAAGCCACCG TGAAGTCGCGGAGCCTGCTGGGCTACGAGGACCACGGCGGCCTGGACGAGCCTCACCCCTCCGGGCTGGGAGGGGAGTACCCGGAGGCGTGGGACAGGCAGGTGGACGTCATGGCGACCTGGCGCTCCCTGCAGGAGCAgcggcaggagcagcaggagcagcaggagcaggcgGAGAGGCTCAGGGCGGAGAGGCTGAGGGCGGAGTCCAAACCGCCGTTCACCCACAGCAACGAATCGCACGCGCAGAAGCCGATACTCATAGACCTACACCCACACAG ATCACTGGAGCTTCGGAGCAATGAAAGCACAAAAGTGATAGAACTGGAGAGGACAGTGAACGAGACTTTCTGA
- the creb3l2 gene encoding cyclic AMP-responsive element-binding protein 3-like protein 2 isoform X2: protein MNSLACLISPTLWNCVDAHFTDLLDDLSQEALLGQLLSDPFLSGRGEAMDTEEELIPASPVPPHIQAEHSYSLSGDSRPQSPLSHLPGERESDAGESDGEDWCMEPEEKALKMDPLLSDAPSLLPTLTLSLAPEGPGAQPAAPQPLSVPVLLSQPSQVKIIKIKEDSESFSPKIKLEPHEVDQFLNLSPRGLESLQLPPTPPSSHGSDSEGSQSPTRPCEPSSPTQAQAQAVLKVAPRAPSSLSNSPLLTAPHKLQGSGPLLLTEEEKRTLIAEGYPVPTKLPLSKAEEKALKKIRRKIKNKISAQESRRKKKEYMDTLEKKVETCSNENNELRRKVETLECTNKSLLQQLHSLQAVVAGKVPRSCRVTGTQTSTCLMVVVLCFAMFLGSFYQGLGPCSSITKTGLSREPRMEESYEATVKSRSLLGYEDHGGLDEPHPSGLGGEYPEAWDRQVDVMATWRSLQEQRQEQQEQQEQAERLRAERLRAESKPPFTHSNESHAQKPILIDLHPHRSLELRSNESTKVIELERTVNETF from the exons CACTTCACGGACCTCTTGGATGACCTATCCCAGGAGGCCTTGCTGGGCCAGCTGCTGAGCGACCCCTTCCTGTCCGGGCGGGGCGAGGCCATGGACACGGAGGAGGAGCTGATCCCCGCCTCCCCGGTGCCCCCCCACATCCAGGCGGAGCACAGCTACTCCCTGAGCGGAGACTCGCGACCCCAGTCCCCCCTCTCACACCTGCCCGGGGAACGAGAGAGCGACGCAG GGGAGTCGGATGGGGAGGACTGGTGCATGGAGCCAGAGGAGAAGGCCCTGAAGATGGACCCGCTCCTCTCTGACGCCCCGTCCCTGCTGCCCACGCTCACCCTCAGCCTGGCCCCCGAGGGCCCCGGGGCCCAGCCGGCGgccccccagcccctctccGTCCCCGTCCTGCTCTCCCAGCCCTCACAAGTCAAGATCATCAAG ATTAAGGAGGACAGTGAGAGCTTCAGTCCCAAAATCAAGCTGGAACCCCATGAGGTGGATCAGTTCCTCAACCTGTCCCCCAGAG GCTTGGAGTCCCTGcagctcccccccacaccccccagctCTCATGGCAGCGACTCGGAGGGCAGCCAGAGCCCCACGCGTCCCTGCGAGccctccagccccacccagGCGCAGGCGCAGGCCGTCCTGAAGGTGGCGCCGCgggccccctcctccctctccaacTCTCCCCTCCTCACCGCCCCCCAC aAGCTGCAGGGCTCAGGACCCCTCCTGCTGACGGAGGAGGAGAAACGCACGCTCATCGCCGAGGGATACCCCGTCCCGACCAAGCTGCCCCTCTCCAAGGCCGAGGAGAAGGCCCTCAAGAAGATCCGCAGGAAGATCAAGAACAag ATCTCTGCTCAGGAGAGCCGAAGGAAGAAGAAGGAGTACATGGATACGCTGGAGAAAAA GGTGGAGACGTGCTCCAACGAGAACAACGAGTTGCGCAGGAAAGTGGAGACTCTGGAGTGCACCAACAA gtctctcctgcagcagctgcactcCCTGCAGGCGGTGGTGGCGGGGAAGGTCCCTCGGTCCTGCAGGGTGACGGGCACACAGACCTCCACGTGCCTCATG GTGGTGGTGCTGTGCTTCGCCATGTTCCTGGGCAGTTTCTACCAGGGCCTGGGGCCCTGCTCCTCCATCACTAAAACAGGCCTCTCCAGAGAGCCCAGGATGGAGGAGTCCTACGAAGCCACCG TGAAGTCGCGGAGCCTGCTGGGCTACGAGGACCACGGCGGCCTGGACGAGCCTCACCCCTCCGGGCTGGGAGGGGAGTACCCGGAGGCGTGGGACAGGCAGGTGGACGTCATGGCGACCTGGCGCTCCCTGCAGGAGCAgcggcaggagcagcaggagcagcaggagcaggcgGAGAGGCTCAGGGCGGAGAGGCTGAGGGCGGAGTCCAAACCGCCGTTCACCCACAGCAACGAATCGCACGCGCAGAAGCCGATACTCATAGACCTACACCCACACAG ATCACTGGAGCTTCGGAGCAATGAAAGCACAAAAGTGATAGAACTGGAGAGGACAGTGAACGAGACTTTCTGA
- the creb3l2 gene encoding cyclic AMP-responsive element-binding protein 3-like protein 2 isoform X1, with translation MEILDSGEPFSHWDRNLSELSEPGENDNVVYNTHFTDLLDDLSQEALLGQLLSDPFLSGRGEAMDTEEELIPASPVPPHIQAEHSYSLSGDSRPQSPLSHLPGERESDAGESDGEDWCMEPEEKALKMDPLLSDAPSLLPTLTLSLAPEGPGAQPAAPQPLSVPVLLSQPSQVKIIKIKEDSESFSPKIKLEPHEVDQFLNLSPRGLESLQLPPTPPSSHGSDSEGSQSPTRPCEPSSPTQAQAQAVLKVAPRAPSSLSNSPLLTAPHKLQGSGPLLLTEEEKRTLIAEGYPVPTKLPLSKAEEKALKKIRRKIKNKISAQESRRKKKEYMDTLEKKVETCSNENNELRRKVETLECTNKSLLQQLHSLQAVVAGKVPRSCRVTGTQTSTCLMVVVLCFAMFLGSFYQGLGPCSSITKTGLSREPRMEESYEATVKSRSLLGYEDHGGLDEPHPSGLGGEYPEAWDRQVDVMATWRSLQEQRQEQQEQQEQAERLRAERLRAESKPPFTHSNESHAQKPILIDLHPHRSLELRSNESTKVIELERTVNETF, from the exons CACTTCACGGACCTCTTGGATGACCTATCCCAGGAGGCCTTGCTGGGCCAGCTGCTGAGCGACCCCTTCCTGTCCGGGCGGGGCGAGGCCATGGACACGGAGGAGGAGCTGATCCCCGCCTCCCCGGTGCCCCCCCACATCCAGGCGGAGCACAGCTACTCCCTGAGCGGAGACTCGCGACCCCAGTCCCCCCTCTCACACCTGCCCGGGGAACGAGAGAGCGACGCAG GGGAGTCGGATGGGGAGGACTGGTGCATGGAGCCAGAGGAGAAGGCCCTGAAGATGGACCCGCTCCTCTCTGACGCCCCGTCCCTGCTGCCCACGCTCACCCTCAGCCTGGCCCCCGAGGGCCCCGGGGCCCAGCCGGCGgccccccagcccctctccGTCCCCGTCCTGCTCTCCCAGCCCTCACAAGTCAAGATCATCAAG ATTAAGGAGGACAGTGAGAGCTTCAGTCCCAAAATCAAGCTGGAACCCCATGAGGTGGATCAGTTCCTCAACCTGTCCCCCAGAG GCTTGGAGTCCCTGcagctcccccccacaccccccagctCTCATGGCAGCGACTCGGAGGGCAGCCAGAGCCCCACGCGTCCCTGCGAGccctccagccccacccagGCGCAGGCGCAGGCCGTCCTGAAGGTGGCGCCGCgggccccctcctccctctccaacTCTCCCCTCCTCACCGCCCCCCAC aAGCTGCAGGGCTCAGGACCCCTCCTGCTGACGGAGGAGGAGAAACGCACGCTCATCGCCGAGGGATACCCCGTCCCGACCAAGCTGCCCCTCTCCAAGGCCGAGGAGAAGGCCCTCAAGAAGATCCGCAGGAAGATCAAGAACAag ATCTCTGCTCAGGAGAGCCGAAGGAAGAAGAAGGAGTACATGGATACGCTGGAGAAAAA GGTGGAGACGTGCTCCAACGAGAACAACGAGTTGCGCAGGAAAGTGGAGACTCTGGAGTGCACCAACAA gtctctcctgcagcagctgcactcCCTGCAGGCGGTGGTGGCGGGGAAGGTCCCTCGGTCCTGCAGGGTGACGGGCACACAGACCTCCACGTGCCTCATG GTGGTGGTGCTGTGCTTCGCCATGTTCCTGGGCAGTTTCTACCAGGGCCTGGGGCCCTGCTCCTCCATCACTAAAACAGGCCTCTCCAGAGAGCCCAGGATGGAGGAGTCCTACGAAGCCACCG TGAAGTCGCGGAGCCTGCTGGGCTACGAGGACCACGGCGGCCTGGACGAGCCTCACCCCTCCGGGCTGGGAGGGGAGTACCCGGAGGCGTGGGACAGGCAGGTGGACGTCATGGCGACCTGGCGCTCCCTGCAGGAGCAgcggcaggagcagcaggagcagcaggagcaggcgGAGAGGCTCAGGGCGGAGAGGCTGAGGGCGGAGTCCAAACCGCCGTTCACCCACAGCAACGAATCGCACGCGCAGAAGCCGATACTCATAGACCTACACCCACACAG ATCACTGGAGCTTCGGAGCAATGAAAGCACAAAAGTGATAGAACTGGAGAGGACAGTGAACGAGACTTTCTGA